One part of the Corallococcus caeni genome encodes these proteins:
- a CDS encoding leucine-rich repeat domain-containing protein, translating into MPKKKASPSPARDLPFEILTWSQVRDEVKAPGNREDDTDRVLVLTGNVVMPYDLGLDFRQGIFAQDDEDEPPFTGLIVRGDLTVEGCVLNWENDFGPFLQVHGNLVAKRIAIGGARLHVAGDLTTEDLVAVYNHGSVSVGGNLKARTIASHYAFNVAGSVDAHRYLGQDAKVFAVAGGVEDTRNLYEAKGVFVPAVERDGRVSLEKARALLAAGKPIARDVFTSVREAFRQFVAKKLAEPDKVKSLTLENKGLTSLPEELFLFRKLEKLNLRHNSLRTLPEELGQLTELRELDLRGNGLLALPESIGELKKLRVLDLESNCLWRLAESLAGCVELRRVNLVNNPHAYVQRAFGIWRQVRLMFDFPEVLTRLPKLEVLTFEGTPLRTLPTRRFDSTALSKATVLRSLVTHVDPELHAQLQVDVGHAEENAAAYIGYWFRPEAVPQDSFYDAKTDRYDFAEVLALLALLLRINLPTAAPHDAALEKFRAQSQHLAWHLDWNGEKPRHVHALFRALRDALGPLGEPYPGNALIAGLRDIFAAHAG; encoded by the coding sequence ATGCCGAAGAAGAAGGCGTCCCCGTCTCCCGCACGCGACCTGCCGTTCGAAATCCTCACCTGGTCCCAGGTTCGCGACGAGGTGAAGGCCCCTGGCAATCGCGAGGATGACACGGACCGCGTGCTCGTCCTCACCGGGAATGTCGTCATGCCCTACGACCTGGGGCTGGACTTCCGCCAGGGAATCTTCGCGCAGGACGACGAGGATGAGCCTCCGTTCACCGGTCTCATCGTGCGAGGCGACCTCACCGTCGAGGGCTGCGTGCTCAACTGGGAGAACGACTTCGGGCCGTTCCTCCAGGTGCACGGCAACCTCGTCGCGAAGCGCATCGCCATCGGTGGTGCTCGGCTCCATGTCGCCGGCGACTTGACGACTGAAGACCTGGTGGCGGTCTACAACCACGGCAGCGTCTCCGTGGGCGGCAACCTCAAGGCCCGCACGATTGCCTCGCATTACGCCTTCAATGTCGCGGGCTCCGTCGACGCGCACCGCTACCTGGGCCAGGACGCGAAGGTGTTCGCGGTGGCCGGCGGGGTGGAGGACACGCGCAATCTCTACGAAGCGAAGGGCGTCTTCGTCCCGGCGGTGGAGAGGGACGGCCGCGTCTCGCTGGAGAAGGCGCGGGCCCTGCTGGCGGCGGGCAAGCCCATCGCCCGAGACGTGTTCACCAGCGTCCGGGAGGCGTTCCGCCAGTTCGTCGCGAAGAAGCTCGCGGAGCCCGACAAGGTCAAGAGCCTGACGCTGGAGAACAAAGGGCTCACGTCCCTGCCGGAGGAGCTCTTCCTGTTCCGCAAGCTGGAGAAGCTCAACCTCCGCCACAACAGCCTCCGCACGCTTCCAGAGGAGCTGGGACAGCTCACGGAGCTTCGCGAGCTGGACCTGCGGGGCAATGGCCTGTTGGCACTGCCCGAGTCCATTGGCGAGCTCAAGAAGCTGCGGGTCCTGGACCTGGAGTCCAACTGCCTCTGGCGGCTGGCAGAATCGCTCGCCGGATGCGTCGAGCTGCGGCGGGTGAATCTGGTCAACAACCCCCATGCCTACGTCCAGCGGGCCTTCGGGATCTGGCGGCAGGTAAGGCTCATGTTCGACTTCCCGGAGGTCCTCACGCGGCTGCCGAAGCTGGAGGTGCTCACCTTCGAGGGAACGCCGCTGCGCACGCTGCCGACGCGGCGCTTCGACAGCACGGCCTTGAGCAAGGCCACGGTCCTCAGGTCGCTGGTGACGCACGTGGATCCGGAGCTGCACGCCCAGCTCCAGGTGGACGTGGGGCATGCCGAGGAGAACGCGGCGGCCTATATCGGGTACTGGTTCCGTCCGGAGGCCGTGCCCCAGGACTCCTTCTACGACGCGAAGACGGACCGGTATGACTTCGCGGAGGTCCTCGCGCTGCTGGCGCTGCTCCTGCGCATCAACCTCCCTACGGCGGCGCCCCATGACGCGGCGCTGGAGAAGTTCCGGGCGCAGAGCCAGCACCTTGCCTGGCACCTGGACTGGAACGGCGAAAAGCCCCGGCACGTCCACGCGCTCTTCAGGGCGCTGCGCGACGCGCTGGGACCGCTGGGCGAGCCGTATCCCGGCAACGCGCTCATCGCGGGGTTGCGTGACATCTTCGCGGCCCACGCCGGCTGA
- a CDS encoding acetyl-CoA C-acetyltransferase, producing MSQEAFIFDAVRTPRGKGKKGALHGTKPVSLLVGLVDALKQRHPTLDPKYIDDVVLGVVSPVGDQGADIARTLVLAAGLQETTGGVQLNRFCASGLTAVNLAAQQVRSGWEHLVIAGGVESMSRVPMGSDGGAWAMDPATNYDTYFVPQGISADLIATMEGFTREDVDRYAVRSQELAAKAWAHGYFQKSVVPVVDQNGLVVLDRDEHMRPDSTVASLGQLNASFTTMGEMGGFDAVALQKYHAVERINHVHTPGNSSGIVDGAALVLVGSEQVGRKLGLTPRARIAAVATSGAEPTIMLTGPLPATRKLLDIAGLSVKDIDLFELNEAFASVVLKYQKDLGIPDEKLNVNGGAIAMGHPLGATGAMILGTVVDELERRKARRAVVTLCVGGGMGVATLVERV from the coding sequence GTGAGCCAGGAAGCATTCATCTTCGACGCGGTCCGTACCCCTCGCGGCAAGGGCAAGAAGGGCGCCCTGCACGGCACCAAGCCCGTGTCGCTGCTCGTCGGTCTGGTGGACGCGCTCAAGCAGCGCCACCCGACCCTGGACCCGAAGTACATCGACGACGTGGTGCTGGGCGTCGTGTCCCCCGTGGGCGACCAGGGCGCGGACATCGCCCGCACGCTGGTGCTGGCGGCCGGCCTGCAGGAGACGACGGGCGGCGTGCAGCTCAACCGCTTCTGCGCCTCCGGCCTGACGGCGGTGAACCTGGCCGCGCAGCAGGTGCGCTCCGGCTGGGAGCACCTGGTCATCGCGGGCGGCGTGGAGAGCATGTCCCGCGTCCCCATGGGCTCCGACGGCGGCGCGTGGGCCATGGACCCCGCCACCAACTACGACACCTACTTCGTGCCTCAGGGCATCTCCGCGGACCTCATCGCCACCATGGAGGGCTTCACCCGCGAGGACGTGGACCGCTACGCGGTGCGCTCCCAGGAGCTGGCCGCGAAGGCCTGGGCCCACGGCTACTTCCAGAAGTCCGTCGTCCCCGTCGTGGACCAGAACGGCCTGGTCGTCCTGGACCGCGACGAGCACATGCGCCCGGACTCCACCGTCGCCTCGCTGGGCCAGCTCAACGCGTCCTTCACGACCATGGGCGAGATGGGCGGCTTCGACGCGGTGGCGCTCCAGAAGTACCACGCGGTGGAGCGCATCAACCATGTGCACACGCCGGGCAACTCCTCCGGCATCGTGGACGGCGCGGCGCTGGTGCTGGTGGGCTCCGAGCAGGTGGGTCGGAAGCTGGGCCTCACGCCGCGCGCGCGCATCGCCGCCGTGGCCACCTCCGGCGCGGAGCCCACCATCATGCTGACGGGGCCGCTGCCGGCCACCCGCAAGCTGCTGGACATCGCGGGCCTGTCGGTGAAGGACATCGACCTCTTCGAGCTCAACGAGGCCTTCGCCTCCGTGGTCCTCAAGTACCAGAAGGACCTGGGCATCCCGGACGAGAAGCTCAACGTCAACGGCGGCGCCATCGCCATGGGCCACCCGCTGGGCGCCACCGGCGCCATGATCCTTGGAACCGTGGTGGACGAGCTGGAGCGGCGCAAGGCGCGCCGCGCGGTCGTCACCCTGTGCGTCGGCGGCGGCATGGGCGTGGCCACCCTCGTCGAGCGCGTCTGA
- a CDS encoding FAD-binding oxidoreductase, translating to MEVPSRAAALHEAKVEAIARQLRQRKGKGPASFKKKSPPHSVPKRFDSRRRDEKVDLSDLDQILDIDTVGMTCTAEPAVTFDEVVRATLPHGLIPYIVPEHKTITLGGAIAGCSIESMSFRQGGFHDTCLEYEVITAKGEVLRCSPHEDPLLFEMMHGSFGTLGILSKLRFKLVRCAPYVRVTNETHTSLESFQQGIWHHFQNQGADYLDGQIFSPTKHVLCVGHFVDKAPYVHRYDWLTAYCESIPRRAEDYLPTYDYLFRYNRGVTHVKPKNLLARALFGKLIHSDSVLRTANRFTQLLPKKDPPVIVDVFVPFSRTAEFMDWYHREMKHYPVWCVPFRRTRDYEWLTPQWWSGMKDPLFLDLAVYGMPQPPGRNIYKELEDELQRVNGTKTLISYNYYDEATFWSLWNKDTYQAVKQRTDPDNLFRDLYTKMCKAALGLDSPPAH from the coding sequence GTGGAGGTCCCTTCACGAGCAGCAGCCCTTCACGAAGCGAAGGTGGAGGCCATCGCCCGGCAGCTGCGGCAGCGGAAGGGAAAGGGGCCCGCGTCCTTCAAGAAGAAGTCCCCGCCCCACAGCGTCCCCAAGCGGTTCGACTCGCGACGCCGCGATGAGAAGGTGGACCTGAGCGACCTGGATCAGATCCTCGACATCGACACGGTGGGGATGACCTGCACGGCGGAGCCCGCCGTCACCTTCGACGAGGTGGTGCGCGCGACGCTGCCCCACGGGCTCATTCCGTACATCGTGCCGGAGCACAAGACCATCACGCTCGGGGGCGCCATCGCGGGGTGCTCCATCGAGTCCATGTCCTTCCGCCAGGGCGGCTTCCACGACACCTGTCTGGAGTACGAGGTCATCACCGCGAAGGGCGAGGTGCTGCGCTGCTCCCCCCACGAGGATCCGCTCCTCTTCGAGATGATGCACGGCTCGTTCGGGACGCTGGGCATCCTGTCCAAGCTGCGCTTCAAGCTCGTGCGCTGCGCGCCCTACGTGCGGGTGACGAACGAGACGCACACGTCCCTGGAGTCCTTCCAGCAGGGCATCTGGCACCACTTCCAGAATCAGGGAGCGGACTACCTGGACGGGCAGATCTTCTCCCCCACGAAGCACGTGCTGTGCGTGGGCCACTTCGTGGACAAGGCGCCGTACGTGCACCGCTACGACTGGCTCACCGCGTACTGCGAGAGCATCCCGCGCCGCGCCGAGGACTACCTCCCGACGTACGACTATCTCTTCCGCTACAACCGCGGCGTCACGCACGTCAAACCGAAGAACCTTCTGGCGCGAGCGCTCTTCGGGAAGCTCATCCACTCCGACAGCGTGCTGAGGACCGCCAATCGCTTCACGCAGCTGCTGCCGAAGAAGGACCCGCCGGTCATCGTGGACGTGTTCGTCCCCTTCTCGCGCACGGCCGAGTTCATGGACTGGTACCACCGCGAGATGAAGCACTACCCCGTCTGGTGCGTGCCCTTCCGGCGGACGCGCGACTACGAATGGCTGACGCCCCAGTGGTGGTCCGGCATGAAGGACCCGCTGTTCCTGGACCTCGCCGTGTACGGCATGCCGCAGCCGCCGGGCCGCAACATCTACAAGGAGCTGGAGGACGAGCTCCAGCGCGTCAACGGCACCAAGACGCTCATCTCATACAACTACTACGACGAGGCGACGTTCTGGAGCCTCTGGAACAAGGACACGTACCAGGCCGTGAAGCAGCGCACGGACCCGGACAACCTCTTCCGGGACCTGTACACGAAGATGTGCAAGGCGGCGCTCGGCCTGGACTCACCCCCGGCCCACTGA
- a CDS encoding DNRLRE domain-containing protein, with protein MKSLPLLLAVACGDVPSSDADALSTVDSALEAPVTVSFQEQVSPSAAYTGASDTTLSENSPTLNLGTDGLIRLDRDYPTGSGKTSNGLLRFDVSAIPANATVQAVRLTFNVRNSTTGEGYFVYAAGRAWTEGQATWTLAATGSPWSGAGASGSADRGSTSFATLLPGATGSYGVDLNAAGISAVQGWVANAGTNQGFVLDAPTNLDGLELDSSEAATLANRPKLTVTYALPDGQGPAGNPGLSGLDNTGATIPDTNYAIPTGAIFLATNGNDSNAGTQAAPVATLNRAVALVPSAGTIVVRGGTYRDWLNNGAGNYRVATKPMTIQAYPHEQVWFDGTDVKPASAWTADGAGHWFMDWSTPSFCNGGYYQYKYDAQPTTNTGPCSHFDMYGDPANPAAGDPQMVFIDGAYVHEVKTLAEATPGNFFYDWTNRRLYIATNPTGHTVEVAARPVALVLGSTGYALKGLGFRRYATNEYSGTTSAAVYIGATNSLVENCVFTRMAAGSLSIKPQGGVVRRSVFANNGFTAVGSNGSTNSGTVVADGLLLEENVVNANNTERFGTNCSRSCAQAGVKIAHMNGFTVRNNVFENNLGGAGFWCDEDCRGGVIVNNISRNNKIGIFYEVSDTGIIASNLIYDNTYAGIQTCSANTKIYNNTLVDNAAIDLWVYDDSRNEQDKRGSDIGPDTVNVQVVNNLLSGGNITTFKASRSDNNFTNTGPNTFFSAMDYNSYYRSGGTGKSLINWVDTGGVNYTSLAAMRAAHGWEAHGHDLASGGDPFFVNQSLRNYAVRTSSPAYLSGSPLPADVAQVLGVPAGTVTSRGALNWPGK; from the coding sequence TTGAAATCCTTGCCCCTGCTGCTGGCGGTGGCGTGCGGCGACGTACCTTCGTCCGATGCGGACGCCCTCTCCACCGTGGACAGCGCCCTGGAGGCGCCGGTGACGGTGTCGTTCCAGGAGCAGGTCTCGCCGTCGGCCGCGTACACCGGCGCGTCGGACACCACGCTGTCGGAGAACAGCCCCACCCTCAACCTGGGAACGGACGGGTTGATCCGCCTGGACCGTGACTACCCCACGGGTTCCGGAAAGACGTCGAATGGCCTGCTGCGCTTCGACGTGAGCGCCATCCCCGCGAACGCGACGGTGCAGGCCGTCCGGTTGACCTTCAACGTGCGCAACTCCACCACGGGAGAGGGGTACTTCGTCTACGCCGCGGGCCGTGCGTGGACGGAAGGGCAGGCCACCTGGACGCTCGCGGCCACCGGCTCACCGTGGAGCGGCGCGGGCGCGAGCGGCTCGGCGGACCGGGGCTCCACCTCCTTCGCCACGCTGCTGCCGGGGGCCACGGGCAGCTACGGCGTGGACCTCAACGCGGCGGGCATCTCCGCCGTGCAGGGCTGGGTCGCGAACGCGGGCACGAACCAGGGCTTCGTGCTGGACGCGCCCACCAACCTGGACGGGCTGGAGCTGGACTCGTCGGAGGCCGCGACGCTCGCGAACCGCCCGAAGCTGACCGTGACCTACGCGCTGCCGGACGGCCAGGGCCCGGCGGGCAACCCGGGCCTCTCCGGCCTGGACAACACGGGCGCGACGATCCCGGACACGAACTACGCCATCCCCACGGGCGCCATCTTCCTCGCGACGAACGGCAATGACAGCAACGCGGGCACGCAGGCGGCCCCGGTGGCCACGCTCAACCGCGCCGTCGCGCTGGTGCCTTCCGCTGGGACCATCGTCGTGCGCGGTGGCACGTACCGCGACTGGCTCAACAACGGCGCGGGCAACTACCGGGTCGCGACGAAGCCCATGACGATCCAGGCCTACCCTCACGAACAGGTCTGGTTCGACGGCACGGACGTCAAGCCCGCCTCGGCGTGGACCGCGGACGGCGCGGGCCACTGGTTCATGGACTGGAGCACGCCCAGCTTCTGCAACGGCGGCTACTACCAGTACAAGTACGACGCCCAGCCGACGACGAACACCGGACCGTGCAGCCACTTCGACATGTATGGCGACCCGGCGAACCCCGCCGCGGGCGACCCGCAGATGGTCTTCATCGACGGGGCCTACGTGCACGAGGTGAAGACGCTCGCGGAGGCCACCCCGGGCAACTTCTTCTATGACTGGACGAACCGCCGCCTCTACATCGCGACGAACCCCACGGGCCACACGGTGGAGGTCGCCGCGCGCCCCGTGGCCCTGGTGCTGGGCTCCACCGGCTACGCGCTGAAGGGCCTGGGCTTCCGGCGGTACGCGACGAACGAGTACAGCGGCACCACGAGCGCGGCCGTGTACATCGGCGCGACGAACTCGCTGGTGGAGAACTGCGTCTTCACGCGGATGGCGGCGGGCTCGCTGAGCATCAAGCCCCAGGGCGGCGTGGTGCGCCGCTCCGTCTTCGCGAACAACGGCTTCACCGCCGTGGGCTCCAACGGCTCCACCAACTCCGGCACGGTCGTCGCGGACGGGCTGCTGCTGGAGGAGAACGTCGTCAATGCGAACAACACGGAGCGCTTCGGCACCAACTGCTCGCGCTCGTGCGCGCAGGCGGGCGTGAAGATTGCCCACATGAACGGCTTCACGGTGCGCAACAACGTCTTCGAGAACAACCTGGGCGGCGCGGGCTTCTGGTGTGACGAGGACTGCCGCGGCGGCGTCATCGTCAACAACATCTCCCGCAACAACAAGATCGGCATCTTCTACGAGGTATCGGACACGGGGATCATCGCGTCCAACCTCATCTACGACAACACATACGCGGGCATCCAGACGTGCTCGGCGAACACGAAGATCTACAACAACACCCTCGTGGACAACGCCGCCATCGACCTGTGGGTTTACGACGACTCCCGCAACGAACAGGACAAGCGCGGCTCGGACATCGGGCCGGACACGGTGAACGTGCAGGTGGTGAACAACCTCCTGTCCGGCGGGAACATCACCACCTTCAAGGCCTCGCGCTCGGACAACAACTTCACCAACACCGGGCCGAACACGTTCTTCTCGGCCATGGACTACAACAGCTACTACCGCTCCGGCGGCACCGGGAAGTCGCTGATCAACTGGGTGGACACGGGCGGCGTGAACTACACGTCGCTGGCCGCGATGCGCGCGGCCCACGGCTGGGAGGCCCACGGTCACGACCTGGCGTCGGGTGGGGATCCGTTCTTCGTGAACCAGTCCCTGCGCAACTACGCCGTGCGCACCTCCAGCCCCGCGTACCTCAGCGGCAGCCCGCTGCCCGCGGACGTGGCGCAGGTGCTGGGCGTGCCCGCCGGCACGGTGACGAGCCGGGGCGCGCTGAACTGGCCCGGCAAGTAG
- a CDS encoding 3-hydroxyacyl-CoA dehydrogenase NAD-binding domain-containing protein, producing the protein MSEQNTLRWEQDADGIVVLTLDDPSQSANTMNAAYVKSMRAAVDRLVKEKATVTGVIITSAKKTFFAGGDLNDLRRVKKDEAKQVFELGQEIKAQLRTLETLGKPVVAAINGAALGGGLEIALACHRRIIADVKGAQVGLPEVTLGLLPGGGGVVRTVRMLGITDALMKVLLQGQRYRPQEAKDLGLVHEVVPSVDALLPAAKAWVKANPTAQQPWDQKGYKIPGGTPSHPAFAANLPAFPANLRKQLKGANMPAPRAIMAVAVESTQVDVDTAFTIESRYFTELVVGQVAKNMMQAFFFDMQHINSGGGRPKGYPQHTAKKVGVLGAGMMGAGIAYVCAKAGIDVVLKDVSLAAAEKGKGYSVKLVEKAVAKGSTTKEKGDALLARITPAEDPAALAGCDLVIEAVFEDVKLKHKVFQEIQGVVAQDAVLGSNTSTLPITLLAEGVSRPPDFVGMHFFSPVDKMPLLELIAGKQTSDATLAKAIDIAVQIGKTPIVVNDSRGFFTSRVIGTFLNEAIAMVGEGIAPASIEQAGLQAGYPAAPLQLVDELTLTLPRKIRQETKAAVEAAGQPWQEHGSYAVMDAMVEQHGRKGRSTGGGFYDYADGKRTGLWEGLTKHYTKPGHTIPFEDMKERMLFAEAIDTVRCFDEGVLRSVADANVGSILGIGFPPWTGGVVQYINGYEGPSGTGPRGFVTRARQLAERYGKHFLPPASLVAKAERGELLE; encoded by the coding sequence ATGAGCGAACAGAACACCCTGCGCTGGGAACAGGACGCGGACGGCATCGTCGTCTTGACGCTGGACGACCCCTCCCAGTCCGCCAACACGATGAACGCCGCGTACGTGAAGTCCATGCGCGCGGCCGTGGACCGGCTGGTGAAGGAGAAGGCCACCGTCACCGGCGTCATCATCACCTCCGCGAAGAAGACCTTCTTCGCGGGCGGCGACCTGAACGACCTGCGCCGCGTGAAGAAGGACGAGGCGAAGCAGGTCTTCGAGCTGGGCCAGGAGATCAAGGCGCAGCTGCGCACGCTGGAGACGCTGGGCAAGCCCGTGGTCGCGGCCATCAACGGCGCGGCGCTGGGCGGCGGGCTGGAGATCGCCCTCGCCTGCCACCGCCGCATCATCGCGGACGTGAAGGGCGCGCAGGTGGGCCTGCCGGAGGTGACGCTGGGCCTGCTGCCCGGTGGCGGCGGCGTGGTGCGCACCGTGCGCATGCTGGGCATCACCGACGCCCTGATGAAGGTGCTGCTCCAGGGCCAGCGCTACCGTCCCCAGGAGGCGAAGGACCTGGGGCTGGTGCATGAGGTGGTGCCGTCCGTGGACGCGCTCCTGCCCGCGGCGAAGGCGTGGGTGAAGGCGAACCCGACGGCGCAGCAGCCGTGGGACCAGAAGGGCTACAAGATTCCCGGCGGCACGCCGTCCCACCCGGCGTTCGCGGCCAACCTGCCCGCGTTCCCCGCCAACCTGCGCAAGCAGCTCAAGGGCGCGAACATGCCCGCGCCGCGCGCCATCATGGCGGTGGCGGTGGAGAGCACGCAGGTGGACGTGGACACGGCGTTCACCATCGAGTCGCGCTACTTCACGGAGCTGGTCGTCGGCCAGGTCGCGAAGAACATGATGCAGGCGTTCTTCTTCGACATGCAGCACATCAACTCCGGCGGCGGCCGCCCCAAGGGCTACCCGCAGCACACCGCGAAGAAGGTGGGCGTGCTGGGCGCCGGGATGATGGGCGCGGGCATCGCCTACGTGTGCGCCAAGGCCGGCATCGACGTGGTGCTCAAGGACGTGAGCCTCGCGGCCGCGGAGAAGGGCAAGGGCTACTCCGTCAAGCTGGTGGAGAAGGCCGTCGCCAAGGGCTCCACCACGAAGGAGAAGGGCGACGCGCTCCTCGCGCGCATCACCCCCGCGGAGGACCCGGCCGCGCTCGCGGGCTGCGACCTGGTCATCGAGGCCGTCTTCGAGGACGTGAAGCTCAAGCACAAGGTCTTCCAGGAGATTCAGGGCGTGGTGGCGCAGGACGCGGTGCTGGGGTCCAACACCTCCACCCTGCCCATCACCCTGCTCGCGGAGGGCGTGTCCCGGCCGCCGGACTTCGTGGGCATGCACTTCTTCTCCCCCGTGGACAAGATGCCGCTGCTGGAGCTCATCGCCGGCAAGCAGACGAGCGACGCGACGCTGGCGAAGGCCATCGACATCGCGGTGCAGATTGGCAAGACGCCCATCGTCGTCAATGACAGTCGGGGCTTCTTCACCAGCCGCGTGATTGGCACCTTCCTCAACGAGGCCATCGCCATGGTGGGCGAGGGCATCGCGCCCGCGTCCATCGAGCAGGCGGGCCTCCAGGCGGGCTACCCCGCCGCCCCGCTCCAGCTGGTGGACGAGCTCACGCTGACGCTGCCCCGGAAGATCCGCCAGGAGACGAAGGCGGCCGTGGAGGCCGCGGGCCAGCCGTGGCAGGAACACGGCAGCTACGCGGTGATGGACGCGATGGTTGAGCAGCACGGGCGCAAGGGCCGCTCCACGGGCGGCGGGTTCTACGACTACGCGGACGGCAAGCGCACGGGCCTCTGGGAAGGGCTCACGAAGCACTACACGAAGCCGGGCCACACCATCCCCTTCGAGGACATGAAGGAGCGGATGCTCTTCGCGGAGGCCATCGACACGGTGCGCTGCTTCGACGAGGGCGTCCTGCGCTCGGTCGCGGACGCGAACGTGGGCTCCATCCTGGGCATCGGCTTCCCGCCCTGGACCGGCGGCGTCGTGCAGTACATCAACGGCTACGAGGGCCCGTCCGGCACGGGGCCGCGCGGCTTCGTCACCCGCGCGCGCCAGCTCGCGGAGCGCTACGGGAAGCACTTCCTGCCGCCCGCGTCGCTCGTCGCGAAGGCGGAGCGCGGAGAGCTGCTCGAGTAG
- a CDS encoding fatty acid desaturase family protein, with translation MNDSSPSLPLPPDEAKRLRSELRRVLPPEAFERQPLRGIVALCLVPVEAALIWVLGTWTLPHWACLLIAFVLGQLVTAVGLAAHEALHHSVFHSRRLESLLGWVGFAPFLVTPGNWRAWHVQAHHSAANVHVRDPDILPRRTDWHTQAFAKLFHAMSPGSGHWLSFISFSVFFTAQGQAFLWHHCRLPGFQHVHMHRVRERVLTLLVTAGWVALGWVLGPRAAFYALVLPLLIGNVTLMIYIATNHWMQPASEETDNPFVNTASVETHPVMNWLHFNFSYHQEHHIFPAQSPKYAPLLRKHLREISPQSSIVYPHLRALRTLYRRPALYSADGQTLMGRDGTPELSTTELRQRLEAT, from the coding sequence ATGAACGACTCCTCCCCTTCCCTCCCCCTTCCCCCGGATGAAGCCAAGCGGCTCCGCTCGGAGCTGCGCCGCGTGCTGCCACCGGAGGCCTTCGAACGACAACCCCTGCGCGGCATCGTGGCGCTCTGCCTCGTGCCGGTGGAGGCCGCGCTCATCTGGGTGCTCGGCACCTGGACGCTGCCCCACTGGGCGTGCCTCCTCATCGCGTTCGTCCTGGGCCAGCTCGTCACCGCCGTGGGGCTCGCCGCGCATGAGGCCCTGCACCACTCGGTGTTCCACAGCCGCAGGCTGGAGAGCCTGCTGGGCTGGGTGGGCTTCGCGCCCTTCCTGGTGACGCCGGGCAACTGGAGGGCCTGGCACGTCCAGGCCCACCACAGCGCCGCCAACGTCCACGTGCGCGACCCGGACATCCTGCCGCGCAGGACGGACTGGCACACCCAGGCTTTCGCGAAGCTGTTCCACGCCATGTCCCCCGGCTCCGGGCACTGGCTGAGCTTCATCAGCTTCAGCGTCTTCTTCACCGCGCAGGGCCAGGCCTTCCTCTGGCACCACTGCCGGCTGCCCGGGTTCCAGCACGTGCACATGCACCGCGTCCGGGAGCGCGTGCTCACGCTGCTCGTCACCGCGGGGTGGGTGGCGCTCGGGTGGGTGCTGGGGCCCCGGGCCGCGTTCTACGCGCTGGTGCTCCCGCTGCTCATCGGGAACGTCACGCTGATGATCTACATCGCCACCAACCACTGGATGCAGCCCGCGTCCGAGGAGACGGACAACCCGTTCGTGAACACCGCCAGCGTGGAGACGCACCCGGTGATGAACTGGCTGCACTTCAACTTCAGCTACCACCAGGAGCACCACATCTTCCCGGCGCAGAGCCCGAAGTACGCCCCGCTCCTGCGCAAGCACCTGCGGGAAATCAGCCCCCAGTCCTCCATCGTCTATCCCCACCTGCGCGCCCTGCGCACGCTGTACCGCCGTCCGGCGCTCTACTCCGCGGATGGCCAGACGCTGATGGGCCGGGACGGCACGCCGGAGCTGTCCACCACGGAGCTGCGGCAGCGGCTCGAAGCCACCTGA